Proteins found in one Methylobacterium sp. CB376 genomic segment:
- the ugpB gene encoding sn-glycerol-3-phosphate ABC transporter substrate-binding protein UgpB has translation MALNTILRAGLAVLGIAAAGPALAVTELQWWHAMVGANNDAVIRLAEEFNASQSEYKVVPAYKGTYPETLNAGIAAFRAGTAPHIIQVFEVGTATMMAAKGAVKPVYQLMKEAGEPFDPNAYLPAITGYYSTAAGEMLSFPFNSSSMVMWVNRDALKKAGLDPNAPPKTWPEVFAAAKALKAAGYTTCGVSNTWVTWAHLEQFSAWHNVPLATKANGLDGFDTALQINGPLQVKHLATLAEMQKDKLYDYSGRYDNGFGRFTSGECPLMLGSSGSYGNVRGNAKFEWAAAPMPYYPDAPGAPQNSIIGGASLWVMGGKSAEEYKGVAKFFAFLSDTERQARIHQTTGYLPITKAAYEKSKADGWYDKNPALEVPLKELTNKPPTGNSRGLRLGNMPQMRDVWAEEIEAALAGKKSAKEALDEAAARGNAMLRQFEKQANR, from the coding sequence ATGGCCCTGAACACGATCCTTCGCGCCGGACTCGCGGTCCTCGGGATCGCGGCGGCCGGTCCCGCCCTCGCGGTCACCGAACTGCAATGGTGGCACGCCATGGTGGGGGCCAACAACGACGCGGTCATTCGGCTGGCCGAGGAGTTCAACGCCTCGCAGAGCGAGTACAAGGTGGTCCCGGCCTACAAGGGTACCTATCCGGAGACGCTGAACGCCGGCATCGCGGCCTTCCGGGCCGGCACCGCGCCGCACATCATCCAGGTCTTCGAGGTCGGCACCGCCACCATGATGGCGGCCAAGGGTGCGGTGAAGCCCGTCTACCAGCTGATGAAGGAGGCGGGCGAGCCCTTCGACCCGAATGCCTACCTGCCGGCCATCACGGGTTACTACTCCACCGCCGCCGGGGAGATGCTGTCCTTCCCGTTCAATTCCTCGTCGATGGTGATGTGGGTCAACCGGGACGCGCTGAAGAAGGCCGGCCTCGACCCGAACGCGCCGCCCAAGACCTGGCCCGAGGTCTTCGCCGCCGCCAAGGCCCTCAAGGCTGCCGGCTACACCACCTGCGGCGTCTCCAACACCTGGGTGACCTGGGCCCACCTGGAGCAGTTCTCGGCCTGGCACAACGTGCCGCTCGCCACCAAGGCCAACGGGCTCGACGGCTTCGACACCGCCCTGCAGATCAACGGGCCGCTGCAGGTCAAGCACCTCGCGACGCTCGCGGAGATGCAGAAGGACAAGCTCTACGACTATTCCGGCCGCTACGACAACGGCTTCGGGCGCTTCACCTCGGGCGAGTGCCCGCTGATGCTCGGCTCCTCCGGCTCCTACGGCAACGTGCGCGGCAACGCCAAGTTCGAGTGGGCGGCGGCCCCGATGCCCTATTATCCCGACGCGCCCGGCGCGCCGCAGAACAGCATCATCGGCGGCGCCTCGCTCTGGGTGATGGGCGGCAAGTCGGCCGAGGAGTACAAGGGCGTCGCCAAGTTCTTCGCCTTCCTGTCGGACACCGAGCGGCAGGCGCGCATCCACCAGACCACCGGCTACCTGCCGATCACCAAGGCGGCCTACGAGAAGTCGAAGGCGGATGGCTGGTACGACAAGAACCCGGCCCTCGAAGTCCCGCTCAAGGAACTGACCAACAAGCCGCCGACCGGGAATTCCCGCGGCCTGCGCCTCGGCAACATGCCGCAGATGCGCGACGTCTGGGCCGAGGAGATCGAGGCGGCGCTCGCCGGCAAGAAGAGCGCCAAGGAGGCCCTCGACGAGGCCGCCGCCCGCGGCAACGCCATGCTGCGCCAGTTCGAGAAGCAAGCGAACCGCTGA
- a CDS encoding creatininase family protein, with amino-acid sequence MPILSPCRRSRRLLLAVGTVLAVGILTMRASLPAPLVARIAIADMTWVEVQQAREQGFTTVLVPSGGLEQNGPFLPIDKHDSIVAFTARRIAEALGHTLVAPVISYVPQGRFDPPSDNLLFPGTLGVSEEAFAGTLEGIARSLKAHGFRLILFLCDHGGSLKVQQEVAARLDRAWAPQGVRVVSVDAYYVEGNRAQQVWLESQGETPATIGFHAGLADHALMLVTAPERVDLTRAAPSLLVRLGLAGDGSSGDPRRATAERGRRLLAIQVEAALAQIRPLMASGQGL; translated from the coding sequence ATGCCGATCCTGAGTCCGTGCCGGCGCTCCAGGCGCCTCCTGCTCGCCGTCGGCACGGTGCTGGCGGTCGGCATCCTGACCATGCGGGCGTCGCTCCCGGCCCCGCTCGTCGCGCGCATCGCGATCGCCGACATGACCTGGGTCGAGGTGCAGCAGGCGCGCGAGCAGGGCTTCACGACCGTGCTGGTGCCGAGCGGCGGGCTGGAGCAGAACGGCCCGTTCTTGCCGATCGACAAGCACGACAGTATCGTGGCCTTCACGGCGCGCCGGATCGCGGAGGCGCTCGGCCATACCCTGGTCGCCCCGGTGATCTCCTACGTGCCCCAGGGCCGCTTCGATCCGCCCTCCGACAACCTCCTGTTCCCCGGCACGCTCGGCGTCTCCGAGGAGGCCTTCGCCGGGACGCTGGAGGGTATCGCCCGCAGCCTCAAGGCGCACGGCTTCCGCCTCATCCTGTTCCTGTGCGACCACGGCGGCAGCCTGAAGGTGCAGCAGGAGGTGGCGGCGCGCCTCGACCGCGCCTGGGCGCCGCAGGGCGTGCGCGTGGTGAGTGTCGACGCCTACTACGTCGAGGGGAACCGCGCGCAGCAGGTTTGGCTCGAGTCCCAGGGCGAGACGCCGGCCACGATCGGCTTCCACGCCGGGCTCGCCGACCACGCCCTGATGCTGGTGACGGCCCCGGAGCGGGTCGATCTCACCCGCGCCGCCCCCTCGCTCCTGGTGCGGCTCGGCCTCGCCGGCGACGGGAGCAGCGGCGACCCGCGCCGCGCCACCGCCGAGCGGGGGCGCCGGCTCCTGGCGATCCAGGTCGAGGCCGCGCTCGCGCAGATCCGGCCGCTGATGGCTTCCGGCCAGGGATTGTGA
- the ugpA gene encoding sn-glycerol-3-phosphate ABC transporter permease UgpA codes for MGPDRVTFGGWRLPLLLLLPQLLTVALFFYWPAVQAVGQSFLAQDAFGLASEFVGFDNYRALFADPAYYGALGVTAVFSAAVAGLSLGLALLLAVMADRELAGAGLYRTLLIWPYAVAPAVAGVLFGFLFQPSLGIVARGLRDLGVAWNPLLDGTHALILVVMAAAWKQISYNFLFFLAGLQAIPRSVIEAAAIDGAGPARRFWTIVFPLLSPTTFFLLVVNVVYAFCETFGTIDVLTHGGPGRATQTLVYKVYQDGRTGSDLGASAAQSVVLMIIVIALTAVQFRTVERKVAY; via the coding sequence GTGGGACCCGATCGCGTCACCTTCGGGGGCTGGCGGCTGCCGCTCCTCCTGCTCCTGCCGCAGCTCCTGACGGTGGCATTGTTCTTCTACTGGCCGGCCGTCCAGGCGGTCGGCCAGTCCTTCCTGGCGCAGGACGCCTTCGGGCTCGCGAGCGAGTTCGTGGGCTTCGACAATTACCGGGCCCTGTTCGCCGACCCGGCCTATTACGGCGCGCTCGGCGTCACGGCCGTGTTCTCGGCCGCGGTGGCGGGGCTGTCGCTCGGCCTCGCGCTGCTCCTTGCCGTGATGGCCGACCGGGAACTCGCCGGGGCGGGCCTCTACCGCACCCTCCTGATCTGGCCCTACGCGGTGGCGCCCGCGGTGGCCGGGGTGCTGTTCGGCTTCCTGTTCCAGCCCTCCCTCGGCATCGTCGCGCGGGGGCTGCGCGACCTCGGCGTTGCCTGGAACCCGCTCCTCGACGGCACCCACGCCCTGATCCTCGTGGTCATGGCCGCCGCCTGGAAGCAGATCTCGTACAATTTCCTGTTCTTCCTCGCCGGGCTGCAGGCGATCCCGCGCAGCGTGATCGAGGCGGCGGCGATCGACGGGGCGGGGCCGGCGCGGCGGTTCTGGACCATCGTGTTCCCGCTGCTCTCGCCCACCACCTTCTTCCTCCTCGTCGTCAACGTGGTCTACGCGTTCTGCGAGACGTTCGGGACGATCGACGTCCTCACCCATGGCGGGCCGGGCCGGGCCACCCAGACCCTCGTCTACAAAGTCTACCAGGACGGGCGCACCGGCTCGGATCTCGGCGCCTCCGCGGCCCAGTCCGTGGTGCTGATGATCATCGTGATCGCCCTCACGGCGGTCCAGTTCCGCACCGTCGAGCGCAAGGTCGCGTATTAG
- a CDS encoding acyl-CoA dehydrogenase, translating to MTAAPVAAITQTDLSAAKPHEGSKGAFRWDDPFLLEDQLTDEERLIRDTARGFAQERLLPGIVEAYAEERTDRSLFNAMGELGLLGVTLPEEYGCAGASYVAYGLVAREVERIDSGYRSMMSVQSSLVMYPIYAYGDEAQRRTYLPKLATGEFVGCFGLTEPDAGSDPAGMRTRAEKIDGGYRLSGAKTWISNAPIADVFVVWAKSPAHDNQIRGFVLEKGMKGLSAPKIKGKLSLRASVTGEIVMDGVEVPESALLPHVSGLKGPFGCLNRARYGISWGALGAAEDCWHRARQYTLDRTQFGRPLAQTQLVQRKLADMQTEIALGLQASLRVGRLFDEGRVAPEMISIVKRNNCGKALEIARTARDMHGGNGIMGEYHVMRHAQNLETVNTYEGTHDVHALILGRAQTGLQAFF from the coding sequence ATGACCGCCGCGCCCGTCGCCGCCATCACCCAGACCGACCTGAGCGCGGCCAAGCCGCACGAGGGAAGCAAGGGCGCCTTCCGCTGGGACGATCCCTTCCTGCTGGAGGACCAGCTCACGGACGAGGAGCGGCTGATCCGGGACACGGCGCGCGGCTTCGCGCAGGAGCGGCTCCTCCCCGGCATCGTCGAGGCCTACGCGGAGGAGCGGACCGACCGCTCCCTGTTCAACGCCATGGGCGAGCTCGGCCTCCTCGGCGTGACGCTGCCGGAGGAGTACGGCTGCGCCGGCGCGAGCTACGTCGCCTACGGCCTCGTCGCCCGCGAGGTGGAGCGGATCGATTCCGGGTACCGCTCGATGATGAGCGTGCAATCCTCCCTCGTCATGTACCCGATCTACGCCTACGGCGACGAGGCGCAGCGCCGGACCTACCTGCCGAAGCTCGCGACGGGCGAGTTCGTCGGCTGCTTCGGCCTCACGGAGCCCGATGCCGGCTCCGATCCCGCCGGCATGAGGACGCGGGCGGAGAAGATCGACGGCGGCTACCGCCTCTCGGGGGCCAAGACCTGGATCTCGAACGCGCCGATCGCCGACGTCTTCGTGGTCTGGGCGAAGTCGCCCGCCCACGACAACCAGATCCGGGGCTTCGTCCTGGAGAAGGGGATGAAGGGGCTCTCCGCCCCCAAGATCAAGGGCAAGCTCTCCCTGCGGGCCTCGGTCACGGGCGAGATCGTCATGGACGGGGTCGAGGTGCCCGAGAGCGCGCTCCTGCCCCATGTCAGCGGCCTCAAGGGGCCGTTCGGCTGCCTCAACCGGGCGCGCTACGGCATCTCCTGGGGCGCCCTGGGGGCGGCGGAGGATTGCTGGCACCGCGCCCGCCAGTACACGCTCGACCGCACCCAGTTCGGCCGCCCGCTCGCCCAGACGCAGCTGGTGCAGAGGAAGCTCGCCGACATGCAGACCGAGATCGCGCTCGGCCTCCAGGCCTCCCTGCGCGTCGGCCGGCTGTTCGACGAGGGCCGGGTCGCGCCCGAGATGATCTCCATCGTCAAGCGCAACAATTGCGGCAAGGCGCTGGAGATCGCCCGCACCGCCCGCGACATGCACGGCGGCAACGGCATCATGGGCGAGTACCACGTCATGCGCCACGCCCAGAACCTGGAGACGGTGAACACCTACGAGGGCACCCACGACGTGCACGCCCTGATCCTCGGCCGGGCGCAGACCGGGCTGCAGGCGTTCTTCTGA
- a CDS encoding PRC-barrel domain-containing protein, whose amino-acid sequence MTRRPLTARIAPLTLATALLAGPAALAQSVHAQSVPAQQGASPFLTAPPPGAMRASKIRGVGVVGQDHVRVGKIEDLLVTEDGRVRAVVIGVGGFLGLGEKKVAVPFDTLAWNTGVSPRESPPSFTTPERAPSEAEARTAGPETMPGATSRNEVLSAVQDKHSGAVTEATGSVEAARQPRGPATVLVVGKSGGPIEAELRMTKAELEAAPAFDDEARPAR is encoded by the coding sequence ATGACCCGACGCCCCCTGACCGCGCGCATCGCCCCGCTGACGCTCGCCACCGCGCTCCTCGCCGGCCCGGCGGCCCTCGCCCAGTCCGTCCATGCCCAGTCCGTCCCTGCCCAGCAGGGCGCCTCGCCGTTCCTCACGGCCCCGCCCCCGGGCGCGATGCGGGCGAGCAAGATCCGCGGCGTCGGCGTCGTCGGGCAGGACCACGTCCGGGTCGGCAAGATCGAGGACCTCCTCGTCACCGAGGACGGCCGGGTGCGGGCGGTCGTGATCGGGGTGGGAGGCTTCCTGGGCCTCGGCGAGAAGAAGGTCGCGGTGCCCTTCGACACGCTCGCCTGGAACACCGGCGTGTCGCCCCGGGAGAGCCCGCCCTCCTTCACCACGCCCGAGCGCGCGCCGAGCGAGGCCGAGGCCCGGACCGCCGGCCCCGAGACGATGCCGGGGGCGACGAGCCGCAACGAGGTGCTCTCGGCCGTGCAGGACAAGCACAGCGGCGCGGTCACCGAGGCGACCGGCTCAGTCGAGGCGGCGCGGCAGCCGCGCGGACCCGCCACCGTCCTGGTGGTCGGCAAGAGCGGCGGGCCGATCGAGGCCGAGTTGCGCATGACCAAGGCGGAGCTCGAGGCCGCCCCGGCCTTCGACGACGAGGCCCGCCCGGCCCGGTGA